In Streptomyces sp. NBC_01231, the sequence CTCGCTCGTCGACGAACTGGAGCGCCAGGACAAGCGGTACGGCCTCGCCACCCTCTGCGTCGGCGGCGGCATGGGCATCGCGACCATCGTCGAACGCGTCTGAACCCCAGCGGCTTTCAAGAGACTTCTACGGAGACCCTCGCCATGACACAGAGCACCACCATCCGCTGGGAACAGGACCGCACCGGTGTGGTCACCCTCGTCCTCGACGACCCGAACCAGTCCGCGAACACCATGAACGAGGCGTTCCGCGACTCCCTCGCGGTGGTCACCGACCGCCTGGAAGCCGAGAAGGACACCGTCCGGGGCGTCATCTTCACGTCCGCCAAGAAGACCTTCTTCGCCGGCGGTGACCTGCGCGACCTCATCCGCGTCACGCCCGAGACCGCGCAGGAGCTGTTCGACGGCGGCATGGCGATCAAGCGGAACCTGCGCCGCATCGAGACCCTCGGCAAGCCGGTCGTCGCCGCGATGAACGGCGCCGCCCTGGGCGGCGGTTACGAGATCGCCCTCGCCTGCCACCACCGCATCGCCCTCGACGCGCCCGGCGCCAAGATCGGCTGCCCCGAGGTCACCCTCGGCCTGCTCCCCGGAGGCGGCGGCGTCGTCCGTACGGTACGCCTGCTGGGCATCGCCGACGCCCTGCTGAAGGTCCTCCTGCAGGGCACCCAGTACAGCCCGCAGCGCGCCCTGGACAACGGCCTGATCGACGAAGTGGCCGCCACCCAGGAGGAGTTGCTCGCCAAGGCCCGTGCGTTCATCGAGACCCACCCCGAGTCCCAGCAGCCCTGGGACAGGCCGGGTCACCGGATCCCCGGCGGCACCCCCGCCCACCCCAAGTTCGCCGCGAACCTGCCCGCCTTCCCGGCCACCCTGCGCAAGCAGACGGGCGGTGCCCCCTATCCCGCCCCGCGGGCCATCCTGGCCGCCGCGGTCGAGGGCTCCCAGGTCGACTTCGAGACCGCGCAGGTCATCGAGGGCCGCTACTTCGTCGAGCTGGCCGCGGGCCAGACGTCGAAGAACATGATCCAGGCCTTCTTCTTCGACCTCCAGGCCGTCAACTCCGGTGCCAACCGGCCGAAGGGCATCGAACCGCGCAAGGTGCGCAAGGTCGCCGTCCTCGGCGCCGGGATGATGGGCGCCGGGATCGCCTACTCGTGCGCCCGCGCCGGGATCGAGGTGGTCCTCAAGGACGTGTCCCTGGAAGCGGCCGCCAAGGGCAAGGGCTACTCCGAGAAGCTGTGCGCCAAGGCCGTCTCCCGGGGTCGTACCACGCAGGACAAGGCCGACGCGCTGCTGGCCCGCATCACGCCCACGGCCGACCCGCAGGACCTGGCCGGCTGCGACGCGGTCATCGAGGCCGTCTTCGAGGACACCTCGCTCAAGCACAAGGTGTTCCAGGAGATCGAGCACGTCGTCGCGCCGGACGCGCTGCTGTGTTCCAACACCTCCACCCTGCCCATCACCGCACTCGCCGAAGGTGTCGAGCGCCAGGGCGACTTCATCGGACTGCACTTCTTCTCACCGGTCGACAAGATGCCGCTCGTCGAGATCATCAAGGGGGAGCGCACCGGCGAGGAGGCCCTCGCGCGCGCCTTCGACCTGGTCCGGCAGATCAGGAAGACACCGATCGTCGTCAACGACTCGCGCGGCTTCTTCACCTCGCGCGTCATCGGGCAGTTCATCAACGAGGGCGTGGCGATGGTCGGCGAGGGCATCGAGCCCGCGTCGGTGGAACAGGCGGCGGCGCAGGCGGGCTACCCCGCCAAGGTCCTCTCCTTGATGGACGAACTGACGCTCACCCTCCCGCGCAAGATCCGGGGCGAGACGAGGCGGGCCGTCGAGGAGGCGGGCGGCACCTGGACGGCCCATCCCGCCGACGCGGTCATCGACCGCATGGTCGACGAGTTCGGGCGCACCGGACGCGGCGGCGGTGCGGGCTTCTACGCGTACGGGGAGGACGGCAGGCGGACCGGGCTGTGGCCGGGACTGCGCGAGCACTTCACCCGCGAGGGCGCCGAGATCCCCTTCGAGGACATGCAGGAACGCATGCTCTTCTCGGAGGCCCTCGACACCGTCAGGCTTCTCGAGGAAGGCGTCCTCACGTCCGTCGCCGACGCCAACATCGGCTCGACCTTCGGCATCGGGTTCCCCGGCTGGACCGGCGGTGTCCTCCAGTACGTCAACGGCTACGAGGGAGGCCTGCCCGGCTTCGTCGCCCGCGCGCGGGAACTCGCCGAGCGCTACGGGGAGCG encodes:
- a CDS encoding 3-hydroxyacyl-CoA dehydrogenase NAD-binding domain-containing protein, with the translated sequence MTQSTTIRWEQDRTGVVTLVLDDPNQSANTMNEAFRDSLAVVTDRLEAEKDTVRGVIFTSAKKTFFAGGDLRDLIRVTPETAQELFDGGMAIKRNLRRIETLGKPVVAAMNGAALGGGYEIALACHHRIALDAPGAKIGCPEVTLGLLPGGGGVVRTVRLLGIADALLKVLLQGTQYSPQRALDNGLIDEVAATQEELLAKARAFIETHPESQQPWDRPGHRIPGGTPAHPKFAANLPAFPATLRKQTGGAPYPAPRAILAAAVEGSQVDFETAQVIEGRYFVELAAGQTSKNMIQAFFFDLQAVNSGANRPKGIEPRKVRKVAVLGAGMMGAGIAYSCARAGIEVVLKDVSLEAAAKGKGYSEKLCAKAVSRGRTTQDKADALLARITPTADPQDLAGCDAVIEAVFEDTSLKHKVFQEIEHVVAPDALLCSNTSTLPITALAEGVERQGDFIGLHFFSPVDKMPLVEIIKGERTGEEALARAFDLVRQIRKTPIVVNDSRGFFTSRVIGQFINEGVAMVGEGIEPASVEQAAAQAGYPAKVLSLMDELTLTLPRKIRGETRRAVEEAGGTWTAHPADAVIDRMVDEFGRTGRGGGAGFYAYGEDGRRTGLWPGLREHFTREGAEIPFEDMQERMLFSEALDTVRLLEEGVLTSVADANIGSTFGIGFPGWTGGVLQYVNGYEGGLPGFVARARELAERYGERFTPPALLVEKAERGETFSDGS